tctcccacccactaTTTCCTCCGTGTTCTCGCTCTCTCAACCTGTCCATCCCCTGACCTCTCAAATTTTTTTCCCCGCTTGACCTCTGTCAGAGTAAGGGCAGCCTAAATCCAGTGTTTTCATGATTTAGCTCATTGATAAAGAAGGGTCAGGTCTCTCCTTTGTTTCCGGATTCTtctcttatttaaaaaaaaaactaggcCTACATCTATTGACTGAATGAAAAATCCCCGTACAATAGTCTTCTTGACCTGTGAGCGCCACCGAGTATCATTGCGTAGGCTTAGTTGGGGCATTTCCGGGCACCTGATTCCTTGTGACTAGACCTGTATTTTTCCACTTAGCGAACTTTCTTTTTACACTCACCCCCCTGGAGTCCGATTTGAAAATGACACGAGGCTACAGACGAATGAGTGAAGTTGCCCTTTATTTACTGATGGCTTGTTTGTAGGGGCCAGTAGAATGTGAGTTTTCTGAAGCTGCGGTGGGACTGGTTTAACTTTGAACTTCACATGCTTGCTTCCTTTCCTCGGCTACTGTGCTGCGGTTTGAGACAGAGCTCAGGCAGCGAGCTTGTACGACACTTGTTGATAACCTTGTGGCACAAGAATGAAGAACAGTAGCGTTTTGCACATGGATGTTTGCTCTAGGGCAGTAGGAATATGTTTAGCCAGTTGAAGGGTTCCATGGCCAGTCTCCTTTACACCAACCAGCCATTGAATGGCCCACTAAGGAGTCTTCCTGCAAAATGTCTGCCTCTATGCTTAGGATCAATAAATGCCTCAGAAGTTGAGTCTGTCCTGAAAGTGCTACCTCTCAATCTTAGACTTTATATAGCAATTTGCCTGCTTTTTATTGCTGTGGTAAAGCTGATGTATAATTATGTGGGTTTGTCATCCGTCTGAGAAGTTTGGTGATCCTTGACCATTTTCTCTAGTGTTAAACGGTAGTGCCcagagtttttttttttcttgGTCAGGTGGGTGGCATGGTTATGGAAATCTCTTGGTCCAATCATGGCTAGCCTATTTGTTTTTTTCTAAGTTTTGTGATTTATCCTATGGGACTGTAGGTACCAGGTGATCAGCACCCCGACAGACATCTTCATGGTGATGGAGTATGTGTCCGGAGGAGAGCTCTTTGACTACATCTGCAAAAACGGAAAGGTAAGGGGAAGAGAAACGTTATTTCCTCTAGCGTATGCAGGTTTTGGGAAAATTATAGACCTTTTTTTTTGTTCAACCAAAAAAAAAAGTTGACCCAGGGACCCCAATCATATGTTAGCAAGAAAAAATGTATCATCCATTTTAAAcggaacattttaaaatgtttagatttctactgctaatgtttgtctattgagattgcattgctgtgtgctcaattttatacacctgtcagcaacagatgtgtttgaaatgtacccggatccactaatttgaaggtttgtccacacacttttggtcatgtagtgcatcTGTGGTTAGGAGAGTTGGGAAGTGTAATAGTCATGTTAGCACCTGCCTCATGTATGGACCACCCCTCTGTACACAACAGAAATCACAAAGCTATATCGCTGCACTGCATTCTTTCCAATGGGTTTTTAAGGCCACTAAAACTTTCAAGCAAAGACATTGACCAAATATCCAGAGTGGTTACAATACTGAAATGGACTGACTGGACCGCTAAAAAGGACATTTCTCACCTCtcgtgtgtgttgctgtgtctgcGTTTCGTGCGTTTGCCACTGTGATTCCAGCTGGATGAGAAGGAGAGCCGTCGTCTTTTCCAGCAGATCATCTCAGCAGTAGACTACTGCCACAGACACATGGTGGTGCACAGGGACCTGAAACCTGAGAACGTCCTGCTGGACGCACAGATGAACGCCAAGATCGCAGACTTTGGTAAGTCTGTCACCCTCACACCGACCAGCACCTTTCTACACCTGGACCTTATTTACACCTCCAGATTGAGCCACACACCTAACTGtactgggctggtgtggttatgCATCCACTGTAGTTACTGGAACCCTGATGGAAAGGGTGTGTCTGAAATGAAACCCTATCATTATATTGGACAAAACACTTATGTGATATTGTCTGGTGTTTTCTGAAGGTTTGTCAAACATGATGTCGGACGGAGAGTTTCTGAGGACAAGCTGTGGTTCTCCGAACTATGCTGCCCCTGAAGTCATCTCTGGAAGGTACAtgtgtcctctttcttttctcacCGAAACTGGCAGACGTGATGGGGAATATGCTAATGTATGCAAAAACTGCTCTTAGACTTCAATAAAGAGGACTGTTCAATTTCACGGTTTTGCTTTGTTGACAGACCCTGCTGTTCTTAAGTGTCACAAAATATTCACCATGTTAAGACTCCCTTGGTTCATGTCAATGTGCagctctatcctctcccctcccctagaTGTGTCCTTCCTAGTTTATATGCAGGTAGTATTGTCCTCTGCTTCTGCCTGCTCTTTGGAGTCTAGACTTGGTTATGCTAAACTACGTTTCGGCAACTGTTGTAAAGGAATTCCTAAATAAATGTTTGCTTGATTTGACCCTTGTCTTCCCAGGTTATATGCAGGTCCTGAGGTGGACATCTGGAGCAGCGGGGTGATCCTATATGCCCTGCTATGTGGGACACTGCCCTTCGACGATGACCACGTGCCAACGCTCTTCAAGAAAATCTGTGACGGGATCTTCTTCACGCCCCAGTACCTGAACCCCTCCGTCGCCGCTCTGCTCAAACACATGCTGCAGGTGGATCCCATGAAGAGGGCCACCATCAAAGAGATCCGGTAAGGAGTGGCAAGAGATCAACTTTGCCTACAAAGTGCATTTAAACACCTCTATATGCTTTGCAGTAAAATAATAGAAAAAAATGCTTTTTTTAATCCACTTTTCTCCACATGCATCATTAAACTCCGATCACAGGGATGGCAAACTCCTGTCCTCTGTGCAGGCTTTTGATCCAGCCCAGCGTTAACAAAGTGAACCCACCCCTCCTGGTCTATGTTTTCTAGCTGCCCTGTTGAGAGAACAAATGTCCCTATGAAATAGACTGCCTTGAACATGCTCTGTCTTCCCTCCCCACAGAGAGGATGAATGGTTCAAAGATGAGCTCCCCAAGTACCTGTTTCCAGAAGACCCATGCTACAGCAACAACATGATCGACGACGAGGCCCTGAAGGAGGTGTGTGAGAAGTTTGAGTGCACTGAGGAGGAGATCCTGACTTGCCTGTACAGCCGCAACCACCACGACCCCCTGGCTGTGGCCTACCATCTCATCATCGACAACCGCCGCATTATGTCCGAGGCCAAGGACTTCTACCTGGCCTCCAGTCCCCCAGACTCATTCCTGGACGACCAGCATCTGACCGCCGCGGCCGGCCTTAAGCCCCACCCGGAGCGTATGCAGCCCTTCCTGGCGGGGGAGACCCCTCCCCGGCCGAGACACACGCTGGACGAGCTGAACCCCCTAAAGTCGAAGCACCAGGGTGTGAGGCGGGCCAAGTGGCACCTGGGGATCAGGAGCCAGAGCAGACCAAATGATATTATGTCTGAGGTGTGCCGTGCCATGAAGCAGCTCGACTACGAGTGGAAGgtgagggaggggatagagagattgAACAACGGAGGGAGAATTGTAGAGTGGGGATGAGGGTGGTGGGAGGGAAAGGAGTGTGTTAAGAGGTCCGGTAGAAATAGACAGAACTGTCAAGTGGCCCCTCATATTTAAGTGGATCAGAGGTTTATTGGGATTTGCCTAGATAGTGATTCCACACCAAACTCAGACAAAAATACAGTGATTAGTTTTGTTTTTCACAATTGTATCCATATAATAGTCCTTTAgaggaaggattgttgacatatGTATGACATTTGTATCTAAAAGTATAATTGAGAAATAATCAGTTGGCATATTTATTTTTGGTTTACCCCAGGCCTCCTTTAAGATGCTATAGTGCTTAATCTCTAAATGCAAAATTTTACTCAAATGACGCTTTACCGCTTACTCTATACGAGTATTTTGATTTCAATAATGTTTTTTGCATTTTATGAATATTGAAAACAtgaatattttacatcaatatttTGATGAAAATATAATCTAAGGGCATATCAAAGTTCCAGAGTGGGATCCCTGCTAATTTTATTCCGAGAAATTGGCTTAGTAGGCAATGCAACTAGTCACAGCCCTCATTTTACTTGTATCGTTGCAAATCACCAGCAGAGGCTTACCTATATTGAATCCACTTTTATTTTCCCTCTGTTGGTAATGCTTACATTTTTTTAATCATAACTCTAAAAGTAGCAGAGATCCCACTCTGGaactttttaaatatatatttttaaattaaatatttaaacattcaatatacttgcagtgaagccgctcaacgactacatcacattagtcatctaacagactcgcaaccagggtcaacgccctgctcaagggcacgtcggcAGATCGCCCACAAGGTCAAAAACAGGGACCCAATCCATCAGCCACAGGCCCAAGCGCCCAACCACCAGGCCACTAAGCCCTCCAAGACCCCCCACacacagatttttttttatacaaCCAAGAaaagagagacaaaggaaaacgCAAGGCCAACTGAATGGTTGAGTGCATGTATGGCactatttatgtgtgtgtatatgcatggcaTCAGcatcaggcaaaccggcattagctgTAATAACATTGCCCCTCAGTGTTGTTAAAACTGAACAAAAATCAAGTTTGATCTTTGACTGTCATTCTATCCCCCACCCAGCAGCGTCACTCTCACTtctctccaattccacatcccaaatcttagcttccctcagcccctcgcacctatctctgctggccaccctcttcCGATTTCTACTCAAcatatatctttcaactatgctgtgatgtttaatgtACTAATGTACAATTTCTATCTAATcaaatagaatccacagattgcgagttgaagataaatacttttaccaGCAGTATTAGTAATTGACggacccggtctctccagatctcccaaCAGTGCCATTTCTTTAGGTCAAtgttatgcattttcagccattacTAAACCTGAGACCAGAAAGCGGCTACTTGAGGGCAATGGCAAAAtcaatggtctattgattctatCCTCACTACAAAATCTGCAGCACTTCGATGATTGTATGCCTAAAATATATATTGGTGGCAAGAAAAGCACGAAGTCTTGACTCTTGCGTCGTTTTTTATCAACTCataactattttgcaatctgtatggcacagttgtcaacattctgttcctcaaatgaaactggtatatattCCTGTTTATGTTATTTTTAGTCcaagttttgatcctttatattgggcagttCCCTACtacctcccgctgccacctgcctccatTTTTGGGGTAAGCTGTAATCAATTGATTATtatcttggattgagcagaccttcctcTACAATTCTGCTAACTCCATGAAAGACAATTTACCCGTTTCAAACACTTGCCATAAATACACGTATTCTATTAACCAACACATTTGAGTTGAGCCATATTTTTTCTATATTTTCAGGGGGGTGAAATTGTAGCAAATTTTGCAATGCTTGGTAAAATAGATACTTTTGAGTGATTTTCAATTAATCGAAAATGAGACATGACAATCTGCAAAAgggcatttttttttaaacaatgctTTAGCTTTTTCTAGTactctacttgagaaccatttcaGGGTTCAATTAAAACTTTTGAATAAGTGACGCTTTTAGAGCCGTTTATTGCTTTTATATTTCATCTCAACCCACCCTATTCATTATATAGATGGGCATGCTTTATATTTTCTAGTTTAGAAAATGATATCATTTATATATCTTCTGATATGAATACCAACAATGTCTACTTCAgtcagcccattttataggtaatgtaaaaaaaaaaattagagCCAATGTGTCATATCATAATTGTTTTACTCCAGAAAAGTCATCTAGATCTTCAAtaagacattgcagggatctagcttgcgGACTTAATATAAAACTTATTATAAAACTGTTATTTGATCTGATTTTTTAAATAGCTAGCATTATGATGGCCATAACGAATAGATAAGGTGACAGCGGACACccttttactcctcttgacaattcTAAACTCTGAGAAGTAACCGCTATTTACTGTTTTACAACTGGGGTTGCTCTATATGACTTTTACCCATTTGTATAAGAGAATCACCGAATTTGGAAAAAAATCTGTGCatttatcaaaggccttttcaaaaTCTGCAATACCAGGCCTGACTTCTAATATGTTTCATGATCTATTAGTTGttgtatattatctccaatgtatccatgtagaagaaaagaaaaaaacatgtatgatcaggatgaacaatacttggttaaaaaaaaaatgtttgagtgctatgcatttcgctagtgtttttgcatcacaacattgaagtgtaagagGCCTCAGTTTCTGAATCTTTACATTTtccatctgggtcttgttttaataatagtgaaatcagaccttcctgcGAGTACCTGGCAGACCACCATTTCTATATGCGTAGTTAAAACAAGCTAACAATGGCGCTCTGCGACTGATATACCCTTTAGAGTATATTATGGTCAATATATTGATCAAAAATGATATTTTCAATtcataaatgtaatgtaaaaaaaaaagattattgAAATAAAAATACTACTCATATGGAGCAAGTGGTAACTTCACGAGCACAATTTGAGCTTTGTAGCATCTACAGACTGTCTTAAAGGATGCCTGGGTAAAAGCaaaatgtcataaatatgctGACTTTGATTATTTCTCAATTATCTTTAAATATCCAAATGTGTCAACACTCCTTCCTCCAAAGTACTATTCTATGGATTACTGTTCATTAACTTTTTTTTTCCCATGAGGATTTACTGTAGCCCAATCCCAAATAAACCTTCAAATCTATGGTCTTAATCTTAGAGTGGTTGTAATGGTGGAAGAtcaaaaaaggggtaaaaaccTGGTTCTTTAAACATTAAgatgctgtatatatatatatagttttttcTGCATGGTGTAAACTACTGGCTCAGTCTGAGTTCTACTATCACCTAGAATGGAATGCTGCTGTTTCTTCTCTTGGGTTCTATTTCTGGTATGGCATGACCTTTAGACCTGAAGAATGGATCAGCTGACTGACTCTCATTTTGTATTCATCTTGGAGAAATGAGAGCAATTTCTGAAGGAAATGTTCAGTTTCCTGTTTATCCTTCTCTTGCCCTGATGGATAGAAAGCAGCTATTGATTGTTTAATGTGTTTGGGTACACAGTAGTGGGCGAGGCATTTCCGATACTCTCCCATAACATAAAGCACTGTTCGGCCTAGACTTTAGAACTGCTGAAATGGTGAAAGTGCTCTCTGTAATATTCTTTTAGCAAAATATACAAATTATACACAACAATTTTGATGACTAAACAAACAGAACATGTTAAAGTTGCAAATCTCTGAAATACAGACCACTGAAGCAGCTACAGAAGCCATGTTGAAAAATGTAATTTTACGCTGTGTATTCCATCTATTGTCCATCTTACCCAGCTTGTGTGATTTAAAGTATGTGTAACTAATCTCCATATCCTCCTCCCCAGGTGGTGAACCCGTACTACCTGCGTGTGAAGAGGAAGAACCCAGTGACGGGCATGCAGACCAAGATGAGCCTTCAGCTCTACCAGGTGGACGGCAGGACCTACCTCCTGGACTTCCGTAGCATAGACAGTACGTCAACCTGGATGTAACCCTTTACTCTAACAACCCATATGCAGATTGAAAACGGCCAAATTGGTCATTGATGAGCGCCTAAATTGGAACGcggtggctgtacagtaacatgctatacatgacgtctGAGTTCAAGGTCTCCGCTTTACAGCGCTGTATGGGGTTCAACTGACATTTCTGAGTGGTTGTCTTTACTGCCAACTTTGCCATTAATGGAAAATGCCTAAAGAAGTTGCTTTTCCCTGCTGTGCAatgtaaagtgactagacatggCACAGGTCTGTGTTCAGGGCCTTTGTGTTTGGCTGTAACCACAGAAGTATGTTTAACATTCTgtttctcttctgtctttctctgtctgaagATGACATGTTGGAGGCTAAATCTGGGACTGCCACTCCTCACCAGTCTGGTTCAGTGGGGAACTACCGCACGGCCCTTAAGAACGAAGCTGCAGAGGGGGGGTCCCAAACTGAGGGGGCTAAGGAGAACCCTACCCCtgccacatctctccctcccactaCGGCCTCAGAGAGCTCCCTGGCCTCCTCGCTCACCTCCTCCGTTGACTCGACAGGAGGCGACCTCGCACCCATGACTGCGGTTCCGCGGCCCGGCAGCCACACCATAGAGTTCTTTGAGATGTGCGCCAATCTCATCAAACTACTTGCACGATAGCTTGCAAACAAATAAAACAACGTTAGCCTTTTTTCCTCTGAGTGTCTTTATAAGCAATAAGCATGCAACCGATTTCATGGCTCGATTCATCCCTACCGCAGGCGGGTTAGACTGCTAGGGTTGTTCCAAGGCACTGATGATGCAGGTTCAGTTCGCAACCCTCCTGGCTGACTTGGGAGTGTCAGAGCACGGGTGGACTTTAggaaaaggtgaacgaaaatgaCCAAGCAACTTCATTATAATCATGATGACAGAATACTATTTTAGAGGTGGTTTTACATTTTCatgatcattattattattggccTACGACTATTTCCCCCCCTATTTGATCACGTTCCaaacagcgtgtgtgtgtgtgtgctaagtcTGAGTGATGCACAGAATTTGCTGTACTGTGGTCAGTGGGCGTTGCTGTGCTTTTTTTCAGTAGAGAAAACAAACGCACGTTTCTGCGTGGGGAAAGGAGAGCTGTAAAGGTCTTGGGGGGTGCACTTAGGGTGGCTGAGGGGAACGAGGCACTTTTGCACAGTTCCGCTGTTCTGTCTGTTTCGCTATAGTAGATGTCTGAGATGCCTGTGCAAATTCAGGACACTGCACTACAGGCCTTTCAGGGGTAGCTGCACTGACCATAACATGGGTTGTCATGCCAACAATGTCCGTTTGACTCACTGAGGAAGTGCAATTACCCTCTCGATCGCGTCAGGCGAAAAAGGGAGTTACTACTTcatcagaattttttttttttttgtgaaattgAATTGTTAAGACTAGATTTCAATGTTTGTCTGTTTGATTGGTCTGTCCCCTACTTAATAtaaagaatttaaaaaatgtatgcattTTGATTTCAGTGCTTTAAATGGGAATTGTAGATTTATATTGAGAAATTATTACTGACTGAAAGGTTCGGGTTTTTTTGTATTTTCGTTACGATGCCATTTTAATTCCTTTACAGATTTTTAAAATTatcaattttattttttaatcattTCTATGCACATGATTGTTTACCCTCACACTCTCAAAATGAGACCCACTGTCCTATAATGAATTAAAAAGTTAATTTTGTTAGATTTGTAAAAATTCTTGAGTTTAGGGGCTACATGTGTTCATAAATCTGAATGCATGTTGACTGAGTGACATGCATTTTAGCAGGATTTAACTAATTTTGTACACACATGTCCATTGAAAGATCGGGGGCATTTGTAAGTGGTGATTTGCAGCAAGTACATGCAGTGCACGGACAATGTGTATTAATAAAGGAAACAaatcaatattttttttctgGTTTCAAAATTCTATTTCACTTTTCTTGGCCCACATCCCCCACAAGAAGCTACATTTGAATTGAAGTTTACATATTTTCCCAAACCTTAAATTTGTCATGTGCATCTGGAGAATTTTTTTTTTCTGTCATTCTGTTAGCTGCCTTATCAATACTGTTGATCAGTTGTATATCAGTGAGTATAAAAGAGACATCTACTTCTATCCTCTATTGCGTGGGGCTCGTTTTGGTCTGAAGAAATCTTGCGTATGGATTGTGACTGCAAGGTCTCCTTTTTTAGACCAAATGCTCATTGAAATATTTATAGGACTACAAACAAACTCTAGTTTTCAAGGATGCGTAAGTTCTGATTCCAAGTAGTGCATAAGGTGAATTGTGGGGTTGTTTTGAAAAAGTGTATGAGGCCATGATCGGCTTATGTGAGTTGCACATTGGGTGAGTAGCTTTTCTCCTTTTAAGTGGGAGTGTTAAGTTCTGACTATTTGCAGGATCAATATCAATCATTGTATCTGTCTTAACTGCTTTAAACCTTGTTTTATTTGTTGTGTAAAGGGACCCTACTACTAGAATGACCAATGTAAATGTCAAATGGACAGTGTTTAAATCATTTGTATAAATAACTGCCTAATAAAACAGATCAATTGCACAAGTTTTCATGCATTactttgtttctgttggagaacatgtattgtatttttttaaatcgatACTATGATGCATGGCTGCAAAAGTAACATATTAGAAAGCTCTTAAATTTAAAGAGTTTATCAAAATACCTTTATCATTTGTAAAACTGATGTACAGTAAATTTGGAATGTGTTCATAactcttgaccttttccacattttgttacgttacagccgtattctaaaatggattaaaaacaaGTGATCTGCACACaatgtcccataatgacaaagcgaaaacatgtttttagaaatgtttgcaaatgtgttaaaaatataaaacagaaatCTTCTGTACATGTCTATTTAGACCCTTTTATATGTCTATGTAAATAGG
The Oncorhynchus gorbuscha isolate QuinsamMale2020 ecotype Even-year linkage group LG20, OgorEven_v1.0, whole genome shotgun sequence DNA segment above includes these coding regions:
- the LOC124006727 gene encoding 5'-AMP-activated protein kinase catalytic subunit alpha-1-like → MATTDKQKHEGRVKIGHYILGDTLGVGTFGKVKVGQHELTKHQVAVKILNRQKIRSLDVVGKIRREIQNLKLFRHPHIIKLYQVISTPTDIFMVMEYVSGGELFDYICKNGKLDEKESRRLFQQIISAVDYCHRHMVVHRDLKPENVLLDAQMNAKIADFGLSNMMSDGEFLRTSCGSPNYAAPEVISGRLYAGPEVDIWSSGVILYALLCGTLPFDDDHVPTLFKKICDGIFFTPQYLNPSVAALLKHMLQVDPMKRATIKEIREDEWFKDELPKYLFPEDPCYSNNMIDDEALKEVCEKFECTEEEILTCLYSRNHHDPLAVAYHLIIDNRRIMSEAKDFYLASSPPDSFLDDQHLTAAAGLKPHPERMQPFLAGETPPRPRHTLDELNPLKSKHQGVRRAKWHLGIRSQSRPNDIMSEVCRAMKQLDYEWKVVNPYYLRVKRKNPVTGMQTKMSLQLYQVDGRTYLLDFRSIDNDMLEAKSGTATPHQSGSVGNYRTALKNEAAEGGSQTEGAKENPTPATSLPPTTASESSLASSLTSSVDSTGGDLAPMTAVPRPGSHTIEFFEMCANLIKLLAR